The Salvelinus sp. IW2-2015 linkage group LG15, ASM291031v2, whole genome shotgun sequence genome includes a region encoding these proteins:
- the LOC111974550 gene encoding calphotin isoform X3 codes for MPSKRKKNKLRMRRVQAQRRVLEEQHSTGAGKGTSGVAAVAPPSSKGPVVKVPVVKPPEISNCHPLIPPTIVVKVPFVQPPAPVKLPEPEPAVAVVEPEVVAAEVEVETPVEAPVEVEVEAPEEVPVEAPEEVPVEAPVVEAEAPVEPPTEETTAGQEVEESIIPGTEPVTEAIPIPEAPVSVLAEFKVENSVAITTEIAQTHEEPWLEAEVEAEIVDEVQVKVEAVVEEEPEPDPVVKAEAAPVVEAELELEESGIKDGDSPFVKAEVIPEDIDVEEHETVMTEAPEDVPVETEIIPEKLWKPVEAQVEEAPIAEVAPAELLVEAPVDPVINIMADFAITESVPVVEAAMAEQVPAVPTDSLDALSELLNDITRVTEPAPVTAEKVIDEPECEEKEVTKMGVRDDVLPPDYRPCSEGLMAKEDIEAQMQIEAKKDAIDEKMVLDVISGDLSAPHPVISELQCHTQLAAPKDIPTEAVLNGQMAAEVAIEG; via the exons CAGGCCCAGAGGAGGGTCCTTGAGGAGCAGCATTCTACTGGCGCAGGCAAAGGAACCTCAGGAGTGGCTGCCGTGGCACCCCCCAGTAGTAAAGGTCCAGTAGTAAAGGTCCCAGTCGTAAAGCCCCCTGAAATATCCAATTGTCACCCCCTTATTCCCCCCACTATAGTAGTAAAGGTCCCATTCGTACAGCCACCGGCCCCAGTCAAATTACCAGAGCCTGAGCCTGCGGTGGCGGTTGTAGAGCCTGAAGTGGTAGCAGCTGAGGTTGAAGTTGAGACCCCAGTCGAAGCTCCAGTGGAGGTTGAAGTCGAG GCCCCAGAAGAAGTCCCAGTCGAGGCTCCAGAAGAAGTCCCAGTCGAGGCACCAGTCGTAGAAGCAGAAGCTCCAGTTGAGCCCCCTACAGAAGAAACTACAGCAGGGCAGGAAGTTGAAGAAAGCATAATTCCAGGGACTGAGCCAGTAACTGAG GCCATACCCATTCCTGAGGCCCCTGTGTCAGTTCTTGCTGAATTTAag GTCGAAAACTCCGTAGCCATTACCACAGAGATCGCACAG ACTCATGAAGAGCCGTGGCTCGAGGCTGAAGTGGAGGCTGAAATAGTTGACGAGGTCCAAGTGAAAGTAGAGGCAGTAGTTGAGGAAGAACCAGAGCCCGATCCCGTGGTCAAGGCCGAAGCTGCCCCAGTTGTAGAAGCTGAACTTGAACTCGAAGAGTCGGGAATCAAAGACGGAGACAGTCCTTTTGTCAAAGCTGAAGTCATTCCTGAAGATATTGATGTCGAAGAG CATGAGACTGTTATGACAGAGGCACCTGAAGATGTTCCAGTG GAGACAGAAATTATCCCAGAAAAGCTGTGGAAGCCCGTGGAAGCACAGGTCGAAGAAGCCCCCATAGCCGAGGTCGCTCCAGCAGAGCTCCTCGTAGAG GCCCCAGTAGACCCTGTCATCAACATAATGGCTGACTTTGCCATCACAGAATCTGTTCCCGTTGTGGAGGCAGCCATGGCTGAGCAG GTGCCCGCAGTCCCAACGGATTCACTTGACGCCCTATCGGAGTTGCTGAACGACATCACTCGAGTCACTGAGCCTGCCCCTGTCACAGCTGAAAAAGTAATTGAC GAGCCAGAGTGTGAGGAGAAAGAGGTGACAAAGATGGGGGTGAGAGACGACGTACTTCCACCCGATTACCGGCCCTGCTCGGAGGGCCTGATG GCTAAAGAGGATATTGAAGCCCAGATGCAAATCGAGGCTAAAAAGGATGCCATAGATGAGAAGATGGTCCTTGACGTCATCTCTGGAGATTTATCCGCCCCCCACCCTGTCATCTCAGAACTGCAGTGTCACACGCAGCTCGCCGCCCCCAAG GATATCCCAACAGAGGCAGTGCTGAATGGACAGATGGCAGCTGAGGTGGCCATTGAGGGATAG
- the LOC111974550 gene encoding probable serine/threonine-protein kinase kinX isoform X5 has protein sequence MPSKRKKNKLRMRRVQAQRRVLEEQHSTGAGKGTSGVAAVAPPSSKGPVVKVPVVKPPEISNCHPLIPPTIVVKVPFVQPPAPVKLPEPEPAVAVVEPEVVAAEVEVETPVEAPVEVEVEAPEEVPVEDPVEAPEEVPVEAPEEVPVEAPVVEAEAPVEPPTEETTAGQEVEESIIPGTEPVTEAIPIPEAPVSVLAEFKVENSVAITTEIAQTHEEPWLEAEVEAEIVDEVQVKVEAVVEEEPEPDPVVKAEAAPVVEAELELEESGIKDGDSPFVKAEVIPEDIDVEEHETVMTEAPEDVPVETEIIPEKLWKPVEAQVEEAPIAEVAPAELLVEAPVDPVINIMADFAITESVPVVEAAMAEQVPAVPTDSLDALSELLNDITRVTEPAPVTAEKEPECEEKEVTKMGAKEDIEAQMQIEAKKDAIDEKMVLDVISGDLSAPHPVISELQCHTQLAAPKDIPTEAVLNGQMAAEVAIEG, from the exons CAGGCCCAGAGGAGGGTCCTTGAGGAGCAGCATTCTACTGGCGCAGGCAAAGGAACCTCAGGAGTGGCTGCCGTGGCACCCCCCAGTAGTAAAGGTCCAGTAGTAAAGGTCCCAGTCGTAAAGCCCCCTGAAATATCCAATTGTCACCCCCTTATTCCCCCCACTATAGTAGTAAAGGTCCCATTCGTACAGCCACCGGCCCCAGTCAAATTACCAGAGCCTGAGCCTGCGGTGGCGGTTGTAGAGCCTGAAGTGGTAGCAGCTGAGGTTGAAGTTGAGACCCCAGTCGAAGCTCCAGTGGAGGTTGAAGTCGAGGCCCCAGAAGAAGTCCCAGTCGAGGACCCAGTCGAGGCCCCAGAAGAAGTCCCAGTCGAGGCTCCAGAAGAAGTCCCAGTCGAGGCACCAGTCGTAGAAGCAGAAGCTCCAGTTGAGCCCCCTACAGAAGAAACTACAGCAGGGCAGGAAGTTGAAGAAAGCATAATTCCAGGGACTGAGCCAGTAACTGAG GCCATACCCATTCCTGAGGCCCCTGTGTCAGTTCTTGCTGAATTTAag GTCGAAAACTCCGTAGCCATTACCACAGAGATCGCACAG ACTCATGAAGAGCCGTGGCTCGAGGCTGAAGTGGAGGCTGAAATAGTTGACGAGGTCCAAGTGAAAGTAGAGGCAGTAGTTGAGGAAGAACCAGAGCCCGATCCCGTGGTCAAGGCCGAAGCTGCCCCAGTTGTAGAAGCTGAACTTGAACTCGAAGAGTCGGGAATCAAAGACGGAGACAGTCCTTTTGTCAAAGCTGAAGTCATTCCTGAAGATATTGATGTCGAAGAG CATGAGACTGTTATGACAGAGGCACCTGAAGATGTTCCAGTG GAGACAGAAATTATCCCAGAAAAGCTGTGGAAGCCCGTGGAAGCACAGGTCGAAGAAGCCCCCATAGCCGAGGTCGCTCCAGCAGAGCTCCTCGTAGAG GCCCCAGTAGACCCTGTCATCAACATAATGGCTGACTTTGCCATCACAGAATCTGTTCCCGTTGTGGAGGCAGCCATGGCTGAGCAG GTGCCCGCAGTCCCAACGGATTCACTTGACGCCCTATCGGAGTTGCTGAACGACATCACTCGAGTCACTGAGCCTGCCCCTGTCACAGCTGAAAAA GAGCCAGAGTGTGAGGAGAAAGAGGTGACAAAGATGGGG GCTAAAGAGGATATTGAAGCCCAGATGCAAATCGAGGCTAAAAAGGATGCCATAGATGAGAAGATGGTCCTTGACGTCATCTCTGGAGATTTATCCGCCCCCCACCCTGTCATCTCAGAACTGCAGTGTCACACGCAGCTCGCCGCCCCCAAG GATATCCCAACAGAGGCAGTGCTGAATGGACAGATGGCAGCTGAGGTGGCCATTGAGGGATAG
- the LOC111974550 gene encoding calphotin isoform X8: MPSKRKKNKLRMRRVQAQRRVLEEQHSTGAGKGTSGVAAVAPPSSKGPVVKVPVVKPPEISNCHPLIPPTIVVKVPFVQPPAPVKLPEPEPAVAVVEPEVVAAEVEVETPVEAPVEVEVEAPEEVPVEDPVEAPEEVPVEAPEEVPVEAPVVEAEAPVEPPTEETTAGQEVEESIIPGTEPVTEAIPIPEAPVSVLAEFKVENSVAITTEIAQTHEEPWLEAEVEAEIVDEVQVKVEAVVEEEPEPDPVVKAEAAPVVEAELELEESGIKDGDSPFVKAEVIPEDIDVEEHETVMTEAPEDVPVETEIIPEKLWKPVEAQVEEAPIAEVAPAELLVEAPVDPVINIMADFAITESVPVVEAAMAEQAKEDIEAQMQIEAKKDAIDEKMVLDVISGDLSAPHPVISELQCHTQLAAPKDIPTEAVLNGQMAAEVAIEG, translated from the exons CAGGCCCAGAGGAGGGTCCTTGAGGAGCAGCATTCTACTGGCGCAGGCAAAGGAACCTCAGGAGTGGCTGCCGTGGCACCCCCCAGTAGTAAAGGTCCAGTAGTAAAGGTCCCAGTCGTAAAGCCCCCTGAAATATCCAATTGTCACCCCCTTATTCCCCCCACTATAGTAGTAAAGGTCCCATTCGTACAGCCACCGGCCCCAGTCAAATTACCAGAGCCTGAGCCTGCGGTGGCGGTTGTAGAGCCTGAAGTGGTAGCAGCTGAGGTTGAAGTTGAGACCCCAGTCGAAGCTCCAGTGGAGGTTGAAGTCGAGGCCCCAGAAGAAGTCCCAGTCGAGGACCCAGTCGAGGCCCCAGAAGAAGTCCCAGTCGAGGCTCCAGAAGAAGTCCCAGTCGAGGCACCAGTCGTAGAAGCAGAAGCTCCAGTTGAGCCCCCTACAGAAGAAACTACAGCAGGGCAGGAAGTTGAAGAAAGCATAATTCCAGGGACTGAGCCAGTAACTGAG GCCATACCCATTCCTGAGGCCCCTGTGTCAGTTCTTGCTGAATTTAag GTCGAAAACTCCGTAGCCATTACCACAGAGATCGCACAG ACTCATGAAGAGCCGTGGCTCGAGGCTGAAGTGGAGGCTGAAATAGTTGACGAGGTCCAAGTGAAAGTAGAGGCAGTAGTTGAGGAAGAACCAGAGCCCGATCCCGTGGTCAAGGCCGAAGCTGCCCCAGTTGTAGAAGCTGAACTTGAACTCGAAGAGTCGGGAATCAAAGACGGAGACAGTCCTTTTGTCAAAGCTGAAGTCATTCCTGAAGATATTGATGTCGAAGAG CATGAGACTGTTATGACAGAGGCACCTGAAGATGTTCCAGTG GAGACAGAAATTATCCCAGAAAAGCTGTGGAAGCCCGTGGAAGCACAGGTCGAAGAAGCCCCCATAGCCGAGGTCGCTCCAGCAGAGCTCCTCGTAGAG GCCCCAGTAGACCCTGTCATCAACATAATGGCTGACTTTGCCATCACAGAATCTGTTCCCGTTGTGGAGGCAGCCATGGCTGAGCAG GCTAAAGAGGATATTGAAGCCCAGATGCAAATCGAGGCTAAAAAGGATGCCATAGATGAGAAGATGGTCCTTGACGTCATCTCTGGAGATTTATCCGCCCCCCACCCTGTCATCTCAGAACTGCAGTGTCACACGCAGCTCGCCGCCCCCAAG GATATCCCAACAGAGGCAGTGCTGAATGGACAGATGGCAGCTGAGGTGGCCATTGAGGGATAG
- the LOC111974550 gene encoding fibrous sheath CABYR-binding protein isoform X2: protein MPSKRKKNKLRMRRVQAQRRVLEEQHSTGAGKGTSGVAAVAPPSSKGPVVKVPVVKPPEISNCHPLIPPTIVVKVPFVQPPAPVKLPEPEPAVAVVEPEVVAAEVEVETPVEAPVEVEVEAPEEVPVEDPVEAPEEVPVEAPEEVPVEAPVVEAEAPVEPPTEETTAGQEVEESIIPGTEPVTEAIPIPEAPVSVLAEFKVENSVAITTEIAQTHEEPWLEAEVEAEIVDEVQVKVEAVVEEEPEPDPVVKAEAAPVVEAELELEESGIKDGDSPFVKAEVIPEDIDVEEHETVMTEAPEDVPVETEIIPEKLWKPVEAQVEEAPIAEVAPAELLVEAPVDPVINIMADFAITESVPVVEAAMAEQVPAVPTDSLDALSELLNDITRVTEPAPVTAEKEPECEEKEVTKMGVRDDVLPPDYRPCSEGLMAKEDIEAQMQIEAKKDAIDEKMVLDVISGDLSAPHPVISELQCHTQLAAPKDIPTEAVLNGQMAAEVAIEG from the exons CAGGCCCAGAGGAGGGTCCTTGAGGAGCAGCATTCTACTGGCGCAGGCAAAGGAACCTCAGGAGTGGCTGCCGTGGCACCCCCCAGTAGTAAAGGTCCAGTAGTAAAGGTCCCAGTCGTAAAGCCCCCTGAAATATCCAATTGTCACCCCCTTATTCCCCCCACTATAGTAGTAAAGGTCCCATTCGTACAGCCACCGGCCCCAGTCAAATTACCAGAGCCTGAGCCTGCGGTGGCGGTTGTAGAGCCTGAAGTGGTAGCAGCTGAGGTTGAAGTTGAGACCCCAGTCGAAGCTCCAGTGGAGGTTGAAGTCGAGGCCCCAGAAGAAGTCCCAGTCGAGGACCCAGTCGAGGCCCCAGAAGAAGTCCCAGTCGAGGCTCCAGAAGAAGTCCCAGTCGAGGCACCAGTCGTAGAAGCAGAAGCTCCAGTTGAGCCCCCTACAGAAGAAACTACAGCAGGGCAGGAAGTTGAAGAAAGCATAATTCCAGGGACTGAGCCAGTAACTGAG GCCATACCCATTCCTGAGGCCCCTGTGTCAGTTCTTGCTGAATTTAag GTCGAAAACTCCGTAGCCATTACCACAGAGATCGCACAG ACTCATGAAGAGCCGTGGCTCGAGGCTGAAGTGGAGGCTGAAATAGTTGACGAGGTCCAAGTGAAAGTAGAGGCAGTAGTTGAGGAAGAACCAGAGCCCGATCCCGTGGTCAAGGCCGAAGCTGCCCCAGTTGTAGAAGCTGAACTTGAACTCGAAGAGTCGGGAATCAAAGACGGAGACAGTCCTTTTGTCAAAGCTGAAGTCATTCCTGAAGATATTGATGTCGAAGAG CATGAGACTGTTATGACAGAGGCACCTGAAGATGTTCCAGTG GAGACAGAAATTATCCCAGAAAAGCTGTGGAAGCCCGTGGAAGCACAGGTCGAAGAAGCCCCCATAGCCGAGGTCGCTCCAGCAGAGCTCCTCGTAGAG GCCCCAGTAGACCCTGTCATCAACATAATGGCTGACTTTGCCATCACAGAATCTGTTCCCGTTGTGGAGGCAGCCATGGCTGAGCAG GTGCCCGCAGTCCCAACGGATTCACTTGACGCCCTATCGGAGTTGCTGAACGACATCACTCGAGTCACTGAGCCTGCCCCTGTCACAGCTGAAAAA GAGCCAGAGTGTGAGGAGAAAGAGGTGACAAAGATGGGGGTGAGAGACGACGTACTTCCACCCGATTACCGGCCCTGCTCGGAGGGCCTGATG GCTAAAGAGGATATTGAAGCCCAGATGCAAATCGAGGCTAAAAAGGATGCCATAGATGAGAAGATGGTCCTTGACGTCATCTCTGGAGATTTATCCGCCCCCCACCCTGTCATCTCAGAACTGCAGTGTCACACGCAGCTCGCCGCCCCCAAG GATATCCCAACAGAGGCAGTGCTGAATGGACAGATGGCAGCTGAGGTGGCCATTGAGGGATAG
- the LOC111974550 gene encoding calphotin isoform X7 — translation MPSKRKKNKLRMRRVQAQRRVLEEQHSTGAGKGTSGVAAVAPPSSKGPVVKVPVVKPPEISNCHPLIPPTIVVKVPFVQPPAPVKLPEPEPAVAVVEPEVVAAEVEVETPVEAPVEVEVEAPEEVPVEDPVEAPEEVPVEAPEEVPVEAPVVEAEAPVEPPTEETTAGQEVEESIIPGTEPVTEAIPIPEAPVSVLAEFKVENSVAITTEIAQTHEEPWLEAEVEAEIVDEVQVKVEAVVEEEPEPDPVVKAEAAPVVEAELELEESGIKDGDSPFVKAEVIPEDIDVEEHETVMTEAPEDVPVETEIIPEKLWKPVEAQVEEAPIAEVAPAELLVEAPVDPVINIMADFAITESVPVVEAAMAEQVPAVPTDSLDALSELLNDITRVTEPAPVTAEKAKEDIEAQMQIEAKKDAIDEKMVLDVISGDLSAPHPVISELQCHTQLAAPKDIPTEAVLNGQMAAEVAIEG, via the exons CAGGCCCAGAGGAGGGTCCTTGAGGAGCAGCATTCTACTGGCGCAGGCAAAGGAACCTCAGGAGTGGCTGCCGTGGCACCCCCCAGTAGTAAAGGTCCAGTAGTAAAGGTCCCAGTCGTAAAGCCCCCTGAAATATCCAATTGTCACCCCCTTATTCCCCCCACTATAGTAGTAAAGGTCCCATTCGTACAGCCACCGGCCCCAGTCAAATTACCAGAGCCTGAGCCTGCGGTGGCGGTTGTAGAGCCTGAAGTGGTAGCAGCTGAGGTTGAAGTTGAGACCCCAGTCGAAGCTCCAGTGGAGGTTGAAGTCGAGGCCCCAGAAGAAGTCCCAGTCGAGGACCCAGTCGAGGCCCCAGAAGAAGTCCCAGTCGAGGCTCCAGAAGAAGTCCCAGTCGAGGCACCAGTCGTAGAAGCAGAAGCTCCAGTTGAGCCCCCTACAGAAGAAACTACAGCAGGGCAGGAAGTTGAAGAAAGCATAATTCCAGGGACTGAGCCAGTAACTGAG GCCATACCCATTCCTGAGGCCCCTGTGTCAGTTCTTGCTGAATTTAag GTCGAAAACTCCGTAGCCATTACCACAGAGATCGCACAG ACTCATGAAGAGCCGTGGCTCGAGGCTGAAGTGGAGGCTGAAATAGTTGACGAGGTCCAAGTGAAAGTAGAGGCAGTAGTTGAGGAAGAACCAGAGCCCGATCCCGTGGTCAAGGCCGAAGCTGCCCCAGTTGTAGAAGCTGAACTTGAACTCGAAGAGTCGGGAATCAAAGACGGAGACAGTCCTTTTGTCAAAGCTGAAGTCATTCCTGAAGATATTGATGTCGAAGAG CATGAGACTGTTATGACAGAGGCACCTGAAGATGTTCCAGTG GAGACAGAAATTATCCCAGAAAAGCTGTGGAAGCCCGTGGAAGCACAGGTCGAAGAAGCCCCCATAGCCGAGGTCGCTCCAGCAGAGCTCCTCGTAGAG GCCCCAGTAGACCCTGTCATCAACATAATGGCTGACTTTGCCATCACAGAATCTGTTCCCGTTGTGGAGGCAGCCATGGCTGAGCAG GTGCCCGCAGTCCCAACGGATTCACTTGACGCCCTATCGGAGTTGCTGAACGACATCACTCGAGTCACTGAGCCTGCCCCTGTCACAGCTGAAAAA GCTAAAGAGGATATTGAAGCCCAGATGCAAATCGAGGCTAAAAAGGATGCCATAGATGAGAAGATGGTCCTTGACGTCATCTCTGGAGATTTATCCGCCCCCCACCCTGTCATCTCAGAACTGCAGTGTCACACGCAGCTCGCCGCCCCCAAG GATATCCCAACAGAGGCAGTGCTGAATGGACAGATGGCAGCTGAGGTGGCCATTGAGGGATAG
- the LOC111974550 gene encoding calphotin isoform X6, which translates to MPSKRKKNKLRMRRVQAQRRVLEEQHSTGAGKGTSGVAAVAPPSSKGPVVKVPVVKPPEISNCHPLIPPTIVVKVPFVQPPAPVKLPEPEPAVAVVEPEVVAAEVEVETPVEAPVEVEVEAPEEVPVEDPVEAPEEVPVEAPEEVPVEAPVVEAEAPVEPPTEETTAGQEVEESIIPGTEPVTEAIPIPEAPVSVLAEFKVENSVAITTEIAQTHEEPWLEAEVEAEIVDEVQVKVEAVVEEEPEPDPVVKAEAAPVVEAELELEESGIKDGDSPFVKAEVIPEDIDVEEHETVMTEAPEDVPVETEIIPEKLWKPVEAQVEEAPIAEVAPAELLVEAPVDPVINIMADFAITESVPVVEAAMAEQVPAVPTDSLDALSELLNDITRVTEPAPVTAEKVIDAKEDIEAQMQIEAKKDAIDEKMVLDVISGDLSAPHPVISELQCHTQLAAPKDIPTEAVLNGQMAAEVAIEG; encoded by the exons CAGGCCCAGAGGAGGGTCCTTGAGGAGCAGCATTCTACTGGCGCAGGCAAAGGAACCTCAGGAGTGGCTGCCGTGGCACCCCCCAGTAGTAAAGGTCCAGTAGTAAAGGTCCCAGTCGTAAAGCCCCCTGAAATATCCAATTGTCACCCCCTTATTCCCCCCACTATAGTAGTAAAGGTCCCATTCGTACAGCCACCGGCCCCAGTCAAATTACCAGAGCCTGAGCCTGCGGTGGCGGTTGTAGAGCCTGAAGTGGTAGCAGCTGAGGTTGAAGTTGAGACCCCAGTCGAAGCTCCAGTGGAGGTTGAAGTCGAGGCCCCAGAAGAAGTCCCAGTCGAGGACCCAGTCGAGGCCCCAGAAGAAGTCCCAGTCGAGGCTCCAGAAGAAGTCCCAGTCGAGGCACCAGTCGTAGAAGCAGAAGCTCCAGTTGAGCCCCCTACAGAAGAAACTACAGCAGGGCAGGAAGTTGAAGAAAGCATAATTCCAGGGACTGAGCCAGTAACTGAG GCCATACCCATTCCTGAGGCCCCTGTGTCAGTTCTTGCTGAATTTAag GTCGAAAACTCCGTAGCCATTACCACAGAGATCGCACAG ACTCATGAAGAGCCGTGGCTCGAGGCTGAAGTGGAGGCTGAAATAGTTGACGAGGTCCAAGTGAAAGTAGAGGCAGTAGTTGAGGAAGAACCAGAGCCCGATCCCGTGGTCAAGGCCGAAGCTGCCCCAGTTGTAGAAGCTGAACTTGAACTCGAAGAGTCGGGAATCAAAGACGGAGACAGTCCTTTTGTCAAAGCTGAAGTCATTCCTGAAGATATTGATGTCGAAGAG CATGAGACTGTTATGACAGAGGCACCTGAAGATGTTCCAGTG GAGACAGAAATTATCCCAGAAAAGCTGTGGAAGCCCGTGGAAGCACAGGTCGAAGAAGCCCCCATAGCCGAGGTCGCTCCAGCAGAGCTCCTCGTAGAG GCCCCAGTAGACCCTGTCATCAACATAATGGCTGACTTTGCCATCACAGAATCTGTTCCCGTTGTGGAGGCAGCCATGGCTGAGCAG GTGCCCGCAGTCCCAACGGATTCACTTGACGCCCTATCGGAGTTGCTGAACGACATCACTCGAGTCACTGAGCCTGCCCCTGTCACAGCTGAAAAAGTAATTGAC GCTAAAGAGGATATTGAAGCCCAGATGCAAATCGAGGCTAAAAAGGATGCCATAGATGAGAAGATGGTCCTTGACGTCATCTCTGGAGATTTATCCGCCCCCCACCCTGTCATCTCAGAACTGCAGTGTCACACGCAGCTCGCCGCCCCCAAG GATATCCCAACAGAGGCAGTGCTGAATGGACAGATGGCAGCTGAGGTGGCCATTGAGGGATAG
- the LOC111974550 gene encoding fibrous sheath CABYR-binding protein isoform X9, whose amino-acid sequence MPSKRKKNKLRMRRVQAQRRVLEEQHSTGAGKGTSGVAAVAPPSSKGPVVKVPVVKPPEISNCHPLIPPTIVVKVPFVQPPAPVKLPEPEPAVAVVEPEVVAAEVEVETPVEAPVEVEVEAPEEVPVEDPVEAPEEVPVEAPEEVPVEAPVVEAEAPVEPPTEETTAGQEVEESIIPGTEPVTEAIPIPEAPVSVLAEFKVENSVAITTEIAQHETVMTEAPEDVPVETEIIPEKLWKPVEAQVEEAPIAEVAPAELLVEAPVDPVINIMADFAITESVPVVEAAMAEQVPAVPTDSLDALSELLNDITRVTEPAPVTAEKVIDEPECEEKEVTKMGVRDDVLPPDYRPCSEGLMAKEDIEAQMQIEAKKDAIDEKMVLDVISGDLSAPHPVISELQCHTQLAAPKDIPTEAVLNGQMAAEVAIEG is encoded by the exons CAGGCCCAGAGGAGGGTCCTTGAGGAGCAGCATTCTACTGGCGCAGGCAAAGGAACCTCAGGAGTGGCTGCCGTGGCACCCCCCAGTAGTAAAGGTCCAGTAGTAAAGGTCCCAGTCGTAAAGCCCCCTGAAATATCCAATTGTCACCCCCTTATTCCCCCCACTATAGTAGTAAAGGTCCCATTCGTACAGCCACCGGCCCCAGTCAAATTACCAGAGCCTGAGCCTGCGGTGGCGGTTGTAGAGCCTGAAGTGGTAGCAGCTGAGGTTGAAGTTGAGACCCCAGTCGAAGCTCCAGTGGAGGTTGAAGTCGAGGCCCCAGAAGAAGTCCCAGTCGAGGACCCAGTCGAGGCCCCAGAAGAAGTCCCAGTCGAGGCTCCAGAAGAAGTCCCAGTCGAGGCACCAGTCGTAGAAGCAGAAGCTCCAGTTGAGCCCCCTACAGAAGAAACTACAGCAGGGCAGGAAGTTGAAGAAAGCATAATTCCAGGGACTGAGCCAGTAACTGAG GCCATACCCATTCCTGAGGCCCCTGTGTCAGTTCTTGCTGAATTTAag GTCGAAAACTCCGTAGCCATTACCACAGAGATCGCACAG CATGAGACTGTTATGACAGAGGCACCTGAAGATGTTCCAGTG GAGACAGAAATTATCCCAGAAAAGCTGTGGAAGCCCGTGGAAGCACAGGTCGAAGAAGCCCCCATAGCCGAGGTCGCTCCAGCAGAGCTCCTCGTAGAG GCCCCAGTAGACCCTGTCATCAACATAATGGCTGACTTTGCCATCACAGAATCTGTTCCCGTTGTGGAGGCAGCCATGGCTGAGCAG GTGCCCGCAGTCCCAACGGATTCACTTGACGCCCTATCGGAGTTGCTGAACGACATCACTCGAGTCACTGAGCCTGCCCCTGTCACAGCTGAAAAAGTAATTGAC GAGCCAGAGTGTGAGGAGAAAGAGGTGACAAAGATGGGGGTGAGAGACGACGTACTTCCACCCGATTACCGGCCCTGCTCGGAGGGCCTGATG GCTAAAGAGGATATTGAAGCCCAGATGCAAATCGAGGCTAAAAAGGATGCCATAGATGAGAAGATGGTCCTTGACGTCATCTCTGGAGATTTATCCGCCCCCCACCCTGTCATCTCAGAACTGCAGTGTCACACGCAGCTCGCCGCCCCCAAG GATATCCCAACAGAGGCAGTGCTGAATGGACAGATGGCAGCTGAGGTGGCCATTGAGGGATAG